The Lycium barbarum isolate Lr01 chromosome 12, ASM1917538v2, whole genome shotgun sequence genome includes a region encoding these proteins:
- the LOC132624247 gene encoding uncharacterized protein LOC132624247: MCNTDRASRGNPGISSYTFCIRDELGDLVYAKAEGIGEATNTQAEMIAIKEALRYCRDRDFNKIRHQATTSTRQITDLGKAGTSSLARRRNKFISSKEVDRVTVRFMSNDSAASQLIR, translated from the exons ATGTGTAACACAGATAGGGCATCTAGAGGAAATCCAGGTATTAGTTCCTATACTTTCTGTATAAGGGATGAATTAGGAGATTTGGTATATGCAAAGGCAGAAGGAATTGGTGAAGCTACAAATACACAAGCTGAAATGATTGCCATAAAGGAAGCTCTAAGATACTGTAGAGATAGGGATTTCAACAAG ATCAGGCAtcaagcaacaacatcaacaaggCAAATCACAGATCTTGGAAAAGCAGGAACAAGTTCATTAGCTCGAAGGAGGAACAAGTTCATTAGCTCGAAGGAAGTAGATCGAGTGACTGTCAGGTTCATGAGCAACGATTCAGCAGCATCTCAACTCATAAGGTGA